One genomic segment of Desulfomicrobium sp. ZS1 includes these proteins:
- a CDS encoding ABC transporter substrate-binding protein, translated as MSRKIPYVILLAFLAALFPHFGEAGGNIGKKVLIVHSYDRNFTWTADIHDALERMLSRHQIELRTVFMDTNVNRVKGDEARLTAAGRVAAETMRNFKPDVVIASDDDAQQYFAAQFAGNSSAPAFVFCGVNQDPAQYGYPAVNVTGVVEKLAWGESLKLLRRLRPDIRKILVLLDSRPSSLAAISSMRSSTPADIEAEWIIVDTYENWRQILSSSGSTHDALAILNYHNLTDAAGQIVPDHEVMRWTRENMILPSVGFFDYTVADGALCGVIQTGFEHGTLAGGMALRILNGERVVDIPSVSTTQGLTMLNMKMARKLRIDIPEGLLQEATALVE; from the coding sequence ATGTCTCGTAAAATCCCGTACGTCATCCTTTTGGCCTTCCTCGCGGCCCTGTTCCCTCACTTCGGCGAGGCTGGCGGCAATATCGGCAAAAAGGTCCTGATCGTGCACAGCTACGACCGTAATTTCACCTGGACCGCCGACATCCATGACGCTCTGGAACGGATGCTTTCCAGGCATCAAATCGAACTGCGCACCGTTTTCATGGACACCAACGTCAACCGCGTCAAAGGCGACGAAGCCAGACTCACCGCCGCAGGGCGGGTCGCGGCTGAGACGATGCGCAACTTCAAACCGGACGTAGTCATCGCCAGCGACGACGATGCGCAGCAGTATTTCGCGGCGCAATTCGCCGGCAACAGCTCGGCCCCGGCCTTCGTCTTCTGCGGAGTCAACCAGGATCCGGCGCAGTATGGCTACCCGGCCGTCAACGTCACGGGCGTGGTCGAGAAACTCGCCTGGGGCGAAAGCCTGAAGCTGCTGCGCCGTCTGCGTCCGGACATCCGCAAAATCCTGGTGCTCCTGGACTCCCGGCCTTCAAGCCTTGCAGCGATCAGCTCAATGCGCTCCTCGACCCCGGCAGACATCGAAGCCGAGTGGATCATTGTCGACACCTATGAAAACTGGCGGCAAATCCTGAGCTCCAGCGGCTCAACCCACGACGCCCTCGCCATCCTGAACTACCACAACCTGACCGATGCCGCAGGACAAATCGTTCCGGACCACGAAGTCATGCGCTGGACCCGGGAGAACATGATCCTCCCCTCCGTGGGTTTTTTCGACTACACTGTCGCCGATGGAGCCCTCTGCGGCGTGATCCAGACAGGATTCGAACACGGAACCCTGGCAGGGGGCATGGCTCTGCGCATCCTGAACGGCGAGCGCGTCGTGGATATCCCCAGCGTAAGCACGACGCAGGGGCTGACCATGCTCAACATGAAAATGGCCAGAAAACTGCGCATCGACATCCCGGAAGGTCTCCTGCAGGAGGCGACGGCACTTGTGGAATAA
- a CDS encoding ATP-binding protein — translation MIDSLPGMAFRRRNDAELGMDFISQGCLGLTGYSAEELLSGGRLSFNDLVLPEYMPEIRKSWKKGIKNHAQVQLEFEIMTADGQPKWVWEVGVPVPSCNGEITTLEGLIIDITPRKLAEKNSLLREKALELAATTSLELLLEPDLEQSMARILARLGQGTDTDRVYVFKNHPETDSDTVLTSQIYEWARAGIPTQIDNPELQNLPMNDVTPRWLAELRAGRSIKGLVRDFPADEKEILEPQGIVSILVVPIQLHGTLWGFLGFDSVRDPRSWTPIEEHVLNIVSASLGAAIARRQAQEELAGSNRTLLTILDSLPVDVYVADLKNYRILFMNQYIKDSFGRDCTGELCHTAFNHESAPCGHCTNSSLLDEMGRPKGVIAWECFNPVTRKWYKNFDQVIPWTDGRLVRIEISMDLSDRKRAEEEILRARDLAEAANCAKSEFLANMSHEIRTPLNGVMGMLQLLQLTKLDPVQEDYTDTAIQSCNRLVRLLTDILDLSRIEAGKLSIQSAPMELSEVLRQTGDLFSPTAREKGLKLRFDVDPAIPHQILGDATRLQQVLSNMVGNSLKFTHAGGVTVDASLLPSVHGGQCRVLFSVADTGIGIPDDKLSSLFQPFSQVTEGFTRSYQGAGLGLSICKRLVGFMGGNISVVSELEMGTTMYFSVTFGAAAPNTASAPARESFFAPALDGLNVLMAEDDHFSGILGVKLLGAFGASVRHVQNGRQALEALESEPFDLVLMDVQMPVMDGVEATVRIRQGEAGDCARNIPIIAMTSYAMDGDREKFLKAGMNAYVSKPVDIKDLMSAISEMLHRESAKRSDAAKGRH, via the coding sequence TTGATCGACAGCCTTCCCGGAATGGCCTTTCGCCGCCGCAACGACGCGGAACTGGGCATGGACTTCATCTCGCAAGGTTGCCTGGGCCTCACGGGATACAGCGCGGAGGAGTTGCTTAGTGGCGGACGGCTCTCGTTCAACGATCTCGTCCTGCCCGAGTACATGCCTGAAATCCGGAAAAGCTGGAAAAAAGGCATAAAAAATCACGCCCAGGTGCAGCTTGAATTCGAGATCATGACCGCCGACGGACAACCCAAATGGGTCTGGGAAGTGGGCGTACCCGTGCCGTCCTGCAACGGCGAGATAACGACTCTTGAAGGGCTGATTATCGACATCACGCCGCGCAAGCTCGCGGAAAAAAATTCCCTCTTGCGGGAAAAGGCCCTGGAGCTCGCCGCCACCACATCTCTTGAGCTTCTCCTCGAACCCGACCTGGAGCAGTCCATGGCCAGGATCCTGGCACGCCTGGGTCAGGGTACGGACACGGACCGCGTGTACGTTTTCAAAAACCATCCCGAGACGGATTCCGACACGGTGCTGACCAGCCAGATCTACGAATGGGCGCGGGCCGGAATCCCGACCCAGATCGACAATCCAGAGCTCCAAAACCTGCCCATGAACGACGTGACCCCGCGCTGGTTGGCGGAGTTGCGCGCCGGACGTTCCATCAAGGGGCTGGTCCGCGATTTCCCCGCAGATGAAAAAGAAATCCTCGAACCACAAGGCATCGTCAGCATCCTGGTGGTGCCCATCCAGCTGCACGGCACGTTGTGGGGATTTCTCGGCTTTGACTCGGTGCGCGATCCCCGTTCCTGGACGCCCATCGAGGAGCATGTCCTGAACATCGTCTCGGCCAGCCTGGGCGCGGCCATCGCCCGCCGTCAGGCCCAGGAGGAGCTTGCGGGCAGCAACCGGACGCTCTTGACCATCCTCGACAGCCTGCCCGTGGATGTCTACGTGGCCGACCTCAAAAACTATCGCATCCTCTTCATGAATCAGTATATAAAAGACAGCTTTGGACGCGACTGTACCGGGGAGCTCTGCCACACGGCGTTCAACCACGAATCCGCGCCCTGCGGCCACTGCACGAACAGCAGCTTGCTGGACGAAATGGGCCGTCCCAAAGGCGTCATCGCCTGGGAATGCTTCAACCCTGTAACCCGCAAATGGTACAAGAACTTCGACCAGGTCATCCCCTGGACCGACGGACGCCTCGTACGCATCGAAATTTCCATGGACCTGAGCGACCGCAAGCGGGCCGAAGAGGAAATCCTGCGGGCCAGGGATCTGGCCGAAGCCGCGAACTGCGCCAAGTCTGAATTTCTGGCCAACATGAGCCACGAGATCCGCACGCCGCTGAACGGCGTCATGGGCATGCTGCAACTCCTGCAGCTCACGAAACTTGATCCAGTGCAGGAAGACTACACAGACACGGCGATCCAGTCCTGCAACCGGCTGGTGCGGCTCTTGACCGACATCCTGGACCTCTCGCGCATCGAAGCGGGCAAGCTCAGCATCCAGAGCGCGCCCATGGAGCTGTCCGAAGTGCTGCGCCAGACCGGGGATCTCTTCTCGCCCACCGCCAGGGAAAAAGGCCTGAAGCTCCGCTTTGACGTGGACCCGGCCATCCCCCATCAAATCCTCGGAGACGCGACGCGACTGCAGCAGGTTCTCAGCAATATGGTCGGCAATTCCCTCAAATTCACCCACGCGGGCGGCGTTACCGTCGACGCCTCTCTTCTGCCCTCCGTGCACGGCGGGCAGTGCCGCGTGCTCTTTTCCGTCGCCGACACCGGCATCGGCATCCCCGATGACAAGCTGAGCAGCCTTTTCCAGCCCTTCTCCCAGGTCACGGAAGGGTTCACCCGCAGCTATCAGGGCGCAGGTCTTGGCCTGTCCATCTGCAAACGCCTGGTGGGCTTCATGGGCGGCAACATCTCCGTTGTCAGCGAGCTTGAGATGGGCACGACCATGTATTTCAGCGTCACCTTCGGCGCCGCCGCGCCGAACACCGCGTCCGCGCCTGCCCGCGAGTCCTTTTTTGCTCCCGCCCTGGACGGTTTGAACGTGCTCATGGCCGAAGACGACCATTTCAGCGGCATTCTGGGCGTGAAGCTCCTTGGCGCTTTCGGGGCATCGGTCAGACATGTGCAAAACGGTCGCCAGGCGCTTGAGGCCCTTGAAAGCGAACCCTTCGATCTTGTGCTCATGGACGTGCAGATGCCGGTCATGGACGGTGTCGAGGCCACGGTGCGCATCCGTCAGGGCGAAGCCGGAGACTGCGCGAGAAACATCCCCATCATCGCCATGACCTCCTACGCCATGGACGGCGACCGGGAAAAATTTCTGAAAGCGGGCATGAACGCCTATGTGTCCAAACCTGTCGATATCAAGGATCTGATGAGCGCCATTTCGGAAATGCTGCACCGGGAAAGCGCGAAAAGGTCGGACGCGGCGAAAGGCAGGCATTGA
- a CDS encoding ATP-binding protein has protein sequence MASCDKYGFAEAGTFDREDTPAVKENQLMEWKESWRDEYLKWICGFANAQGGMLIIGKNDRGEVLGLANAAKLLEDIPNKVRDVLGMVVPVNVLSEDGKEWLEIIVEPYPSPISYKGEYHYRSGSTKQELKGTALDKFLLQKQGRRWDGVPVPDFGVNDCSSAAFKLFKAKAAKSGRMNEDVLQDDNDQLLDNLQLKDGRYLKKAATLLFFDQPEKFVGGAYIKIGFFVTDDNLRYQDEIHSNVFEQVEKTLEILFFKYLKAYIRYEGIQRVEEFLFPRLALREALLNAVVHKDYSSGIPIQISVYDDKIVMWSSGQLPQDWTIDRLLGKHPSAPYNPLLANAFFRAGYIESWGRGIEKINRECSEHGLAPPLYDCSMSGLMLTFMANPEHVNALRREQASITHQGNTPQITPVKTPVKTPVKILRLLAAKPSMTLNEVAAEIQKSLSAVERASSKLVKEGRMKYVGPQKGGHWEVLEEYDE, from the coding sequence TTGGCAAGCTGCGACAAATATGGCTTTGCCGAAGCAGGAACTTTTGACCGGGAGGATACGCCTGCTGTGAAAGAAAATCAGCTTATGGAATGGAAGGAATCCTGGCGGGACGAGTACCTGAAATGGATCTGCGGCTTTGCCAATGCCCAGGGTGGAATGTTGATCATCGGCAAGAATGATCGGGGCGAAGTGCTGGGCCTCGCCAATGCCGCGAAACTGCTGGAAGACATCCCCAACAAGGTCCGTGATGTTCTGGGCATGGTGGTGCCGGTCAATGTCCTCAGCGAGGACGGAAAAGAGTGGCTGGAAATTATCGTGGAGCCCTATCCCAGCCCAATCAGCTACAAAGGCGAATACCACTACCGTAGCGGCAGCACCAAGCAGGAATTGAAGGGCACGGCGCTGGACAAATTTCTGCTGCAAAAACAAGGCAGACGCTGGGATGGCGTGCCGGTGCCGGACTTTGGCGTAAACGACTGCAGCTCTGCTGCGTTCAAACTTTTCAAAGCCAAGGCCGCCAAAAGTGGACGCATGAACGAAGATGTCTTGCAAGATGACAACGACCAGTTACTGGACAACCTGCAGCTCAAGGACGGCCGGTACCTCAAAAAGGCCGCTACATTGCTGTTTTTCGATCAGCCGGAAAAATTTGTCGGCGGTGCCTACATAAAAATCGGGTTCTTCGTGACAGATGATAATCTGCGCTATCAGGATGAAATTCACAGCAATGTCTTCGAGCAGGTCGAGAAAACACTGGAAATCTTATTTTTCAAGTATCTGAAAGCCTACATCCGCTATGAAGGCATACAGCGGGTTGAGGAGTTTCTGTTTCCTCGTCTGGCCCTGCGTGAAGCTTTGCTCAATGCGGTGGTGCACAAGGATTACAGCAGCGGCATCCCGATCCAAATCAGTGTATACGACGATAAAATAGTTATGTGGAGTTCCGGACAATTGCCGCAAGACTGGACCATCGATCGCCTCTTAGGCAAACACCCGTCAGCTCCGTACAATCCTCTTCTAGCCAATGCCTTCTTTCGCGCAGGCTATATTGAATCGTGGGGCCGAGGTATTGAAAAAATCAACCGGGAATGCAGCGAACATGGCCTTGCACCACCCCTCTACGACTGCAGCATGTCCGGGCTGATGCTCACATTCATGGCCAATCCTGAACACGTGAATGCATTGCGCAGAGAACAAGCCTCAATTACGCACCAAGGTAACACTCCACAAATAACGCCGGTGAAAACACCGGTGAAAACGCCGGTGAAAATTCTCCGGCTTCTGGCGGCAAAGCCATCCATGACGCTGAACGAGGTCGCCGCCGAAATTCAGAAATCACTGAGTGCGGTTGAACGAGCCAGTTCCAAGCTGGTGAAAGAAGGGCGAATGAAATATGTCGGTCCTCAAAAAGGTGGTCATTGGGAAGTGTTGGAAGAGTATGATGAATGA
- a CDS encoding ATP-binding protein, which yields MWNKAFSLLLMLLGLSALCAQAQTVPNILVIHSYNPGLSWTDDIHQGIVETFSGSGKPWSLSTEYLDAKRYPQEHILRMQAELIATHVRDHAVNAVIVSDDAAFSFVLRHRDELFENVPIIFCGVNNFQPEMLGDAEGITGVSEIISVRETLDAALALHPDTRNVVVIGGSLSSTDRSNRSQFLHLMPSYAGRLRFHFWQDIPTPALLEKVAALSPKTLVFLGNAIAGLDGRMLDFGPSVALVRANTQSPIYGFWDFFLGHGIVGGKLVNGAEHGRIAARMALQILDGTAPSALPVVKEIANRFLFDHRELTRFNLDEKALPKGSVIVHRPRNIFEANKRLFLIFGSIVIALLVIIISLTLVVHIRKQTLRQLQSARRKADEANEAKSLFLAHMSHEIRTPLTGIMGLAELAIGNPGNPGVQEYLALIRQSGQNLLHIINDILDFSKVEAGKIELQKNRFNARSMLEATIAFFKPGIREKGVTLSLVLAEELPQAVVGDENRIRQIFFNLVGNAVKFTEKGKIELRLTGLTSKENSAHMMLHFEIKDSGCGIPADKQDSIFERFTQAARFPTRTYQGTGLGLAIVKQLIEAMGGSIGVRSTEGVGTTFFFNIPVERALPEEPAQDPNLGDELLVQELSVLVAEDNPINRLFLQKSLEKLGHRVICAVNGQEALDLLQTATVDCVLMDIQMPVMDGSMATRHIRERFGHSLPVIALTAHALHGDREKYLEDGFDEYLAKPVSIKDLTKIIARVCGKKSS from the coding sequence TTGTGGAATAAAGCCTTTTCCCTGCTGCTGATGCTGCTGGGCCTGAGCGCTCTCTGCGCGCAGGCCCAGACCGTCCCCAATATTCTGGTCATTCACTCCTACAACCCGGGACTGAGCTGGACCGACGACATACACCAGGGCATCGTCGAGACCTTTTCCGGATCCGGAAAGCCCTGGTCGCTCAGCACCGAGTATCTGGACGCCAAACGCTACCCGCAAGAACATATTCTTAGGATGCAGGCGGAACTGATCGCAACCCACGTGCGCGACCACGCCGTAAACGCGGTGATTGTCTCCGATGACGCGGCGTTCAGCTTCGTTTTGCGACACCGCGACGAACTCTTTGAAAACGTGCCCATAATCTTCTGCGGCGTGAACAATTTCCAGCCGGAAATGCTTGGCGACGCGGAAGGCATCACAGGCGTATCGGAGATAATCTCCGTGCGCGAGACGCTGGACGCAGCCCTGGCCCTGCACCCTGATACGCGCAACGTGGTCGTCATCGGAGGATCTCTTTCCAGCACGGACAGGTCAAACCGCAGCCAGTTTCTACATCTCATGCCTTCCTATGCCGGCAGGTTGCGCTTTCACTTCTGGCAGGACATCCCCACCCCGGCCCTGCTGGAAAAAGTCGCGGCCCTAAGCCCAAAGACACTTGTCTTTCTGGGCAACGCCATTGCCGGACTGGATGGCCGCATGCTTGATTTCGGCCCCAGCGTGGCCCTGGTCAGAGCCAACACGCAGAGCCCTATTTATGGATTCTGGGATTTTTTCCTGGGACACGGCATCGTGGGCGGAAAATTGGTCAACGGCGCCGAACACGGCAGAATCGCGGCCCGCATGGCCCTGCAAATCCTGGACGGGACCGCGCCTTCAGCGCTGCCCGTAGTCAAGGAAATCGCCAATCGATTTCTCTTTGATCACCGGGAGCTGACCCGTTTCAACCTGGACGAGAAGGCCCTGCCCAAAGGCTCCGTCATCGTGCACCGGCCCCGGAACATCTTCGAAGCCAACAAGCGGCTTTTCCTGATCTTCGGGAGTATCGTCATCGCCTTGCTGGTCATCATCATCTCCCTGACCCTAGTTGTGCACATCCGCAAACAGACCCTGCGGCAACTGCAATCGGCCAGGCGCAAGGCCGATGAGGCCAACGAGGCCAAAAGCCTTTTTCTGGCGCACATGAGCCACGAGATCCGCACCCCCCTGACCGGGATCATGGGGCTGGCCGAGCTGGCCATCGGCAATCCCGGCAACCCGGGCGTGCAGGAATATCTGGCCCTTATCCGCCAATCCGGACAGAATCTACTGCACATCATCAACGACATCCTTGATTTCTCGAAAGTCGAAGCCGGAAAAATCGAGCTGCAAAAAAACCGCTTCAACGCCAGGAGCATGCTCGAAGCCACCATCGCTTTCTTCAAGCCCGGCATCCGGGAAAAAGGCGTCACCCTGTCCCTTGTCCTTGCTGAAGAGTTGCCGCAGGCCGTGGTCGGCGACGAAAACAGGATTCGCCAAATCTTTTTCAATCTGGTTGGCAATGCGGTCAAATTCACGGAAAAAGGAAAGATCGAACTGCGTCTGACAGGGCTGACTTCCAAAGAAAACAGCGCCCACATGATGCTCCATTTTGAAATAAAGGACTCCGGGTGCGGCATCCCCGCAGACAAACAGGACAGCATCTTCGAGCGCTTCACTCAGGCGGCGCGCTTTCCGACCAGAACCTATCAGGGCACGGGGCTGGGGCTGGCCATCGTCAAGCAGCTCATCGAGGCCATGGGAGGCTCCATCGGGGTGCGCAGCACGGAAGGGGTGGGAACCACCTTCTTCTTCAACATCCCGGTCGAACGGGCGCTACCGGAAGAGCCCGCGCAGGACCCGAACCTGGGCGACGAACTGCTTGTGCAGGAGCTGTCCGTCCTCGTGGCCGAAGACAACCCCATCAACCGCCTCTTCCTGCAAAAATCCCTCGAAAAACTCGGACACCGGGTCATCTGCGCCGTCAATGGCCAGGAAGCGCTTGATCTTCTGCAAACGGCCACCGTGGACTGCGTGCTCATGGACATCCAGATGCCGGTCATGGATGGAAGCATGGCCACACGGCATATTCGGGAAAGATTCGGGCACAGCCTGCCCGTCATCGCGCTCACGGCCCACGCCCTACACGGGGACAGGGAAAAGTATCTGGAAGACGGGTTTGACGAATATCTGGCCAAACCCGTCTCCATCAAGGACCTGACCAAGATCATCGCTCGCGTATGCGGCAAAAAATCGTCTTGA